From Micromonospora rifamycinica, a single genomic window includes:
- a CDS encoding monooxygenase family protein has protein sequence MGPRMTAEIEGDFAVFMTGMRVNNFFKVKRWLPTFWSMGGVLKAMWADQETTGALHAHAYWGNRGAVMIVYFRSIEHLERFANNRELAHSKALQDYFRRMKDNPAVGIWHESYVVHDGEYEAVYNHMPEATGLAAAGECVPVSRRGNSASARRATGAQVAARAVAAPGRDLDPVTPVVDEIFPAAPADRSAA, from the coding sequence GTGGGCCCGAGGATGACCGCCGAGATCGAGGGCGACTTCGCCGTCTTCATGACGGGCATGCGCGTCAACAACTTCTTCAAGGTCAAGCGTTGGCTGCCGACCTTCTGGTCGATGGGCGGCGTGCTGAAGGCCATGTGGGCCGACCAGGAGACGACCGGCGCCCTGCACGCGCACGCCTACTGGGGCAACCGCGGTGCCGTCATGATCGTCTACTTCCGCAGCATCGAGCACCTGGAACGGTTCGCCAACAACCGCGAGCTGGCCCACTCCAAGGCGCTGCAGGACTACTTCCGGCGGATGAAGGACAACCCCGCCGTCGGCATCTGGCACGAGTCCTACGTGGTGCACGACGGCGAGTACGAGGCCGTCTACAACCACATGCCGGAGGCCACCGGCCTCGCCGCGGCGGGGGAGTGCGTGCCGGTCAGCCGCCGGGGCAACAGCGCGTCCGCCCGTCGGGCCACCGGGGCGCAGGTCGCGGCCCGGGCGGTCGCCGCGCCGGGCCGCGACCTGGATCCGGTGACCCCGGTCGTGGACGAGATCTTCCCGGCGGCCCCCGCCGACCGCAGCGCCGCCTGA
- a CDS encoding Crp/Fnr family transcriptional regulator: MTQAKSLSRLDISDFRALAARVPGTSLIEVSRNSHVYHGGTCDDHVYVVERGQVKTQMVAASGKRCLLSVHVVGDLFGEIALLGLERLDSAIALTRTVLLRVPAARAAAVLAADGSGDVLARHLSLRLRQQQQQVADMVTLPSELRLAVRLLDLAERFGQRGPDGTRVDIAFTQEDLSEMVGTTRTRIGQFLKRFRELKVVDFTTRSHLTVHEERLISWISNPTH; this comes from the coding sequence GTGACACAAGCAAAATCCCTGTCGAGGCTCGACATCTCGGACTTCCGGGCGCTGGCGGCGCGGGTGCCCGGAACCTCGCTGATCGAGGTTTCCCGCAACAGCCACGTCTATCACGGTGGGACCTGCGACGACCACGTCTACGTCGTGGAACGTGGTCAGGTGAAGACCCAGATGGTGGCCGCGAGCGGCAAACGCTGCCTGCTCTCGGTGCACGTGGTGGGTGACCTGTTCGGCGAGATCGCCCTGCTCGGTCTGGAACGCCTGGACTCGGCGATCGCGCTGACCCGGACGGTGCTGTTGCGGGTGCCGGCAGCGCGGGCCGCCGCGGTGCTGGCCGCCGACGGCTCCGGTGACGTGCTCGCCCGTCACCTCAGCCTCCGGCTCCGGCAACAGCAGCAACAGGTGGCGGACATGGTGACCCTGCCGAGCGAGTTGCGCCTCGCGGTCCGCCTGCTGGACCTCGCCGAGCGGTTCGGTCAACGCGGCCCGGACGGCACCCGCGTGGACATCGCGTTCACCCAGGAGGACCTGTCCGAGATGGTCGGCACCACGCGTACCCGCATCGGTCAGTTCCTCAAGCGGTTCCGCGAGCTGAAGGTGGTGGACTTCACCACCCGGTCGCACCTGACCGTCCACGAGGAGCGCCTCATCTCGTGGATCTCCAACCCGACGCACTGA
- a CDS encoding NtaA/DmoA family FMN-dependent monooxygenase (This protein belongs to a clade of FMN-dependent monooxygenases, within a broader family of flavin-dependent oxidoreductases, the luciferase-like monooxygenase (LMM) family, some of whose members use coenzyme F420 rather than FMN.): MHLNVFTECSPSPQFVGMWRAPGDATGTGYRSLDYWAAVARRLEAACVDALFFADIHGTYDVYRGSWATAVRHAVQIPSIDPVPVVAAAAMATTDLGFAVTYSTTYHQPYECARLFSTLDHLTRGRIGWNIVTSYLRSATDNGLGEYLDHDLRYDRADEYLEVVRALWERSWDDGAVVRDVDGDVFTDPSRVRAIDHRGDWFTVRGPHQCEPSPQRTPVLYQAGASGRGLAFAARHAEVVFLTMADPQGGAETVRRLRQRVADAGRDPRGVRALQGTMVMVGADRADAKRKAAQYHQLWSPEGQLAKWCGWMDVDLAAYPEDTPVDAVKNQGSQSFLGFLRGLSPERSWTIGDVRYLVSRPRRARRDAPMTLFGTAEEIADRMEQWLEVAGVDGFNLIPCSPSDGLGDICDLLIPELQRRGMFRTAYRGGETLRQRYFGPDAVSPAPVDTEASHVS; encoded by the coding sequence ATGCACCTGAACGTGTTCACCGAATGCTCGCCGTCGCCCCAGTTCGTCGGGATGTGGCGGGCGCCCGGCGACGCCACCGGCACCGGCTACCGGTCGCTGGACTACTGGGCCGCCGTCGCCCGTCGGCTGGAGGCGGCCTGCGTCGACGCGCTGTTCTTCGCCGACATCCACGGCACCTACGACGTGTACCGGGGTTCGTGGGCGACCGCGGTCCGGCACGCCGTGCAGATCCCCTCGATCGACCCGGTGCCGGTCGTCGCGGCGGCGGCGATGGCCACCACCGACCTCGGCTTCGCGGTCACCTACTCCACCACCTACCACCAGCCGTACGAGTGCGCCCGGCTGTTCTCCACCCTCGACCACCTCACCCGGGGCCGGATCGGCTGGAACATCGTCACCTCGTACCTGCGTTCCGCCACCGACAACGGACTCGGCGAGTATCTCGACCACGATCTGCGCTACGACCGGGCCGACGAGTACCTGGAGGTGGTCCGGGCGCTCTGGGAGCGCAGCTGGGACGACGGCGCGGTGGTCCGCGACGTCGACGGCGACGTCTTCACCGACCCGTCGCGGGTACGCGCCATCGACCACCGGGGCGACTGGTTCACCGTGCGCGGCCCGCACCAGTGCGAGCCGTCGCCGCAGCGTACGCCGGTGCTCTACCAGGCGGGCGCGTCGGGCCGGGGCCTCGCGTTCGCCGCCCGGCACGCGGAGGTGGTCTTCCTGACCATGGCCGACCCGCAGGGTGGAGCCGAGACGGTACGGCGCCTCCGTCAGCGGGTGGCCGACGCGGGACGCGACCCACGGGGCGTCCGCGCCCTGCAGGGCACCATGGTGATGGTGGGCGCCGACCGGGCCGACGCCAAGCGCAAGGCCGCGCAGTACCACCAGTTGTGGAGCCCGGAGGGGCAGCTGGCGAAGTGGTGCGGCTGGATGGACGTGGATCTGGCGGCGTATCCGGAGGACACCCCGGTCGACGCGGTGAAGAACCAGGGCAGCCAGTCGTTCCTGGGCTTCCTGCGCGGGCTCAGCCCGGAACGGTCGTGGACCATCGGCGACGTGCGGTATCTGGTGTCCCGCCCCCGGCGGGCCCGCCGGGACGCGCCGATGACCCTGTTCGGCACGGCCGAGGAGATCGCCGACCGGATGGAGCAGTGGCTGGAGGTCGCCGGTGTCGACGGCTTCAACCTGATCCCGTGCAGCCCCTCGGACGGCCTGGGCGACATCTGCGACCTGCTCATCCCCGAGCTGCAGCGGCGGGGGATGTTCCGCACCGCCTACCGGGGCGGCGAGACCCTGCGGCAACGCTACTTCGGGCCGGACGCCGTGTCGCCCGCGCCGGTCGACACCGAGGCTTCCCACGTGTCTTGA
- a CDS encoding peroxiredoxin-like family protein encodes MSLNERLREYKARQEAGEVPPITPAHLEVIYREAEALAASDAEDRVLKAGDPFPSFELPDENGDVVSSADLLSRGPLAVVFYRGIWCDYCNFELEALEEIYPQIRELGADLVAVSPVTMPNLRAAIRRNKISYRILSDRGNAYARRFNLTYTMNQDLLDVWGGFGMDFSKINGDDSNSMTMPGVFLAGTDGVLRFASAHARHWERTEPADLLAAIEQLSLDRTARS; translated from the coding sequence ATGTCCCTCAACGAACGGCTGCGGGAGTACAAGGCCCGTCAGGAGGCGGGCGAGGTGCCACCGATCACGCCGGCCCACCTTGAGGTGATCTACCGGGAGGCGGAGGCCCTCGCCGCCTCGGACGCCGAGGACCGGGTGCTGAAGGCGGGTGACCCGTTCCCGTCCTTCGAGCTGCCCGACGAGAACGGCGACGTCGTCTCCTCCGCCGACCTGCTGTCCCGGGGACCGCTCGCGGTGGTGTTCTACCGGGGCATCTGGTGTGACTACTGCAACTTCGAACTGGAGGCGCTGGAGGAGATCTATCCGCAGATCAGGGAGCTGGGGGCCGACCTGGTGGCGGTGTCGCCGGTCACCATGCCCAACCTGCGGGCGGCCATCCGTCGCAACAAGATCTCGTACCGGATCCTCAGCGACCGGGGCAACGCCTACGCCCGGCGGTTCAACCTGACCTACACGATGAACCAGGACCTGCTCGACGTGTGGGGCGGCTTCGGGATGGACTTCTCGAAGATCAACGGCGACGACAGCAACAGCATGACGATGCCCGGCGTGTTCCTCGCCGGCACCGACGGGGTGCTGCGCTTCGCCTCGGCGCACGCCCGCCACTGGGAACGCACCGAGCCGGCCGACCTGCTGGCGGCCATCGAGCAGCTCAGCCTGGACCGCACGGCCCGGTCCTGA
- a CDS encoding tetratricopeptide repeat protein: MTSDRDARTGRHDGPGPEGLQRLLDELPLPELERTLRGLLADRLREADLRGAFEASLNLTEVLVRTGRFRAAFAANEQTRDLADRAPVGPWSRHAAEVQHLRLLHELGHDEEALPRIAELLLELLPDPASAVGETAHRVDSGVDEVVGGDEVLEALVDVGRSTVVALGRWRDALYFSDLHLNLLDVRRAAPVEIATAQLSRSAALREVGELDAADTVLLYCQEVFTDADDGPGLTRVLGGRGQVSWARGDREGAVALQLAALGRAYRRPDRHTVATAHRHLAAYLPASAAAQRLAHGLAAAVLHRLTDHEAELDATVGDIVARAPGDDLLDAVGVGWLVAEVDRVEGVDFVALTAEFGLDADGVATALAELVPILRGRSSAGSRSAARALRRWEPAVATLVAAVDGDDQARRALDEYLALQEQSPEYTRLVAALRAIADGVRDPDRLVTGLDDTAARIVGHAADALAGRTRLLAAPTDLPAALYDARQRHRELVRTIAAAAHGRPAALAEVWRWLDAGAGLPGFGPLFAAVHTIVLNGLASSLRASAGSRADRRAARRAASRIDVRALTANLTGPQAALVRAVVDEIRLAPSPPRAAEAVALRVRAALDREPGLGPDELRGALEHGVAVDDVLRRVCQAVDRWVGEGSVEMAVSLLNEVVSQLLGRGDPASALVPAERLAELAVAGPPGGGRRQPSEGSAGREQVAVEPIVTYLIGSTAFDAARRAYAGTSALVGQAIPQRAPAPLGIDVPAAEVEQARRWVVLAHRLPTESEHARARLMLADALVSSAGGDLDRALDRARTAQEIFTDRSGATVEALVAATVLAAVHRQRGELRAALAGYDRLVDAWGAAPDGREILLAEAYTARARVRATIGHHHRALADLQQALAVVRRVPGPKSTLAEGPIQACRGNLYEDLGDLPAAVEAYGRAWQIAVRTGHRNSQAAALHTLGGFFGRLATGELGPVGSGELLRLIGPLLRSGLPLDRIPTEDGARSLAMLLMRRAAALYRENNNEQGWARATNDLTHLMPPEQDTEVLDLLAEVLRAKESTGDRLDQATTLANLAGRLSSLGRVDEAVAAYRDSLAISRPAGHFDSAAAATQSLAGLYAAHGELAEAEPLYAEAVDLIEASRGERPHDDRSRISYVRGRQGAYQGLVRCLLAREAVGEAYAVVQRAKSRALVELVAGAEIRPTAPVDDRFAALLAAEHRHLDTLRGGTPGAAAVEALDHLRAVYDEMAGHDPGYVALRRASAATVDEIRRLVG, encoded by the coding sequence ATGACCAGCGACCGCGATGCCCGGACCGGCCGGCACGACGGACCCGGACCGGAGGGGCTGCAGCGTCTGCTGGACGAACTGCCGCTGCCGGAGCTGGAGCGGACGCTGCGGGGGCTGCTCGCCGACCGGCTGCGCGAAGCGGACCTGCGCGGGGCCTTCGAGGCGAGCCTGAACCTGACCGAGGTGCTGGTCCGGACCGGTCGGTTCCGGGCCGCCTTCGCCGCCAACGAGCAGACCCGTGACCTGGCCGACAGGGCACCGGTCGGGCCGTGGAGCCGACACGCCGCCGAGGTGCAGCACCTACGCCTGCTGCACGAGTTGGGCCACGACGAGGAGGCCCTGCCCCGGATCGCGGAACTCCTGCTCGAACTGCTGCCCGATCCCGCCTCGGCCGTCGGCGAGACCGCTCACCGGGTCGACAGCGGGGTCGACGAGGTCGTCGGCGGTGACGAGGTACTGGAGGCGCTCGTCGATGTCGGCCGCAGCACCGTCGTCGCTCTGGGGCGGTGGCGTGACGCGCTCTACTTCAGCGACCTGCACCTGAACCTCCTCGACGTCCGACGGGCGGCACCGGTCGAGATCGCCACGGCACAGCTCAGCCGATCGGCCGCGCTGCGGGAGGTCGGTGAACTCGATGCCGCCGACACCGTGCTGCTGTACTGCCAGGAGGTCTTCACCGACGCCGACGACGGACCCGGCCTGACCCGCGTGCTGGGCGGCCGGGGGCAGGTGTCCTGGGCGCGGGGGGACCGGGAAGGGGCCGTCGCGCTGCAACTGGCCGCCCTCGGTAGGGCCTACCGCCGTCCGGACCGGCACACGGTCGCCACCGCGCACCGGCACCTCGCCGCCTATCTGCCCGCATCGGCGGCGGCACAGCGGTTGGCGCACGGCCTCGCCGCCGCTGTGCTGCACCGCCTCACCGACCACGAGGCCGAACTCGACGCGACGGTCGGCGACATCGTCGCCCGGGCGCCCGGCGACGACCTGCTCGACGCGGTGGGCGTCGGATGGCTGGTCGCCGAGGTGGACCGGGTGGAGGGGGTCGACTTCGTGGCGTTGACGGCGGAGTTCGGCCTCGACGCCGACGGGGTCGCCACGGCCCTCGCCGAACTGGTGCCGATCCTGCGCGGGCGGTCGTCGGCCGGCAGCCGGTCCGCCGCCAGGGCGCTGCGCCGGTGGGAGCCGGCGGTCGCCACCCTGGTGGCCGCGGTCGACGGCGACGACCAGGCCCGCCGCGCCCTGGACGAGTACCTGGCCCTCCAGGAACAGAGTCCGGAGTACACGAGGCTGGTCGCCGCGCTGCGGGCCATCGCCGACGGTGTCCGCGATCCGGACCGGCTCGTCACTGGACTGGACGACACCGCCGCCCGGATCGTCGGCCACGCTGCGGACGCCCTGGCCGGGCGGACCCGCCTGCTGGCGGCTCCGACGGACCTGCCGGCGGCGCTGTACGACGCGCGGCAACGGCACCGCGAACTCGTCCGGACCATCGCCGCCGCCGCGCACGGTCGTCCCGCCGCGCTGGCGGAGGTGTGGCGGTGGCTGGACGCCGGCGCCGGCCTCCCCGGATTCGGGCCGCTGTTCGCGGCGGTTCATACCATCGTCCTCAACGGACTCGCCAGTTCCCTCCGCGCTTCCGCCGGCAGCCGCGCCGATCGTCGCGCTGCGCGCCGTGCGGCCAGTCGGATCGACGTCAGGGCACTGACGGCGAACCTGACCGGCCCCCAGGCGGCGCTGGTCCGGGCCGTCGTCGACGAGATCCGGCTCGCCCCGTCGCCGCCCCGTGCCGCCGAGGCGGTGGCGCTGCGGGTGAGGGCCGCACTCGACCGGGAACCGGGCCTCGGCCCGGACGAACTCCGGGGCGCCCTCGAGCACGGGGTGGCGGTGGACGACGTGCTGCGCCGGGTCTGCCAGGCGGTGGACCGCTGGGTCGGCGAGGGATCCGTCGAGATGGCGGTGTCGCTGCTCAATGAGGTGGTCTCCCAGCTGCTGGGCCGAGGTGACCCGGCCAGTGCCCTGGTTCCCGCCGAGCGCCTGGCGGAACTCGCGGTCGCCGGACCGCCCGGTGGCGGCCGACGCCAGCCCTCAGAGGGGTCGGCCGGCAGGGAACAGGTGGCCGTCGAGCCGATCGTGACGTATCTGATCGGCTCGACGGCCTTCGACGCGGCCCGCCGGGCCTATGCCGGCACGTCCGCGCTGGTCGGTCAGGCCATCCCGCAGCGCGCTCCGGCTCCGCTCGGCATCGACGTCCCGGCCGCGGAGGTCGAGCAGGCCCGCCGCTGGGTGGTGCTGGCCCACCGGCTGCCGACCGAGAGCGAGCACGCCCGGGCGCGGCTGATGCTGGCCGACGCCCTGGTCAGCTCCGCCGGTGGGGACCTCGACCGGGCGCTCGACCGGGCCCGCACCGCCCAGGAGATCTTCACGGACCGGTCCGGCGCGACGGTCGAGGCCCTGGTCGCGGCGACGGTCCTCGCCGCGGTCCATCGACAGCGGGGTGAACTCCGGGCGGCGCTGGCCGGCTACGACCGGCTCGTCGACGCGTGGGGGGCGGCACCCGACGGCCGGGAGATCCTCCTGGCCGAGGCGTACACCGCACGAGCCCGGGTGCGGGCCACCATCGGCCACCACCACCGCGCCCTCGCCGACCTCCAGCAGGCGCTGGCCGTGGTCCGCCGGGTTCCCGGTCCGAAGAGCACCCTCGCCGAGGGGCCGATCCAGGCCTGTCGGGGAAACCTGTACGAGGATCTGGGTGACCTGCCGGCAGCGGTGGAAGCCTACGGACGCGCCTGGCAGATCGCGGTACGCACCGGCCACCGCAACTCCCAGGCGGCCGCACTGCACACCCTCGGCGGTTTCTTCGGCCGACTCGCCACGGGGGAACTCGGGCCGGTCGGCAGCGGTGAGCTGCTCCGACTGATCGGCCCGCTGCTCCGCAGCGGTCTGCCGCTGGACCGAATTCCGACGGAGGACGGTGCCCGCTCGCTGGCGATGCTGCTGATGCGTCGGGCCGCCGCCCTGTACCGCGAGAACAACAACGAACAGGGCTGGGCCCGGGCCACCAACGACCTGACCCATCTGATGCCACCGGAGCAGGACACGGAGGTGCTCGACCTGTTGGCCGAGGTGCTCCGGGCCAAGGAGTCGACCGGTGACCGCCTCGATCAGGCGACCACCCTGGCCAACCTGGCCGGCCGGCTGAGCTCGCTGGGCCGGGTCGACGAGGCGGTGGCGGCGTACCGGGACAGCCTCGCGATCTCCCGTCCGGCCGGGCACTTCGATTCCGCCGCTGCCGCCACGCAGAGCCTGGCCGGCCTGTACGCCGCCCATGGCGAGCTGGCCGAGGCCGAGCCGTTGTACGCCGAGGCGGTGGACCTCATCGAGGCCAGCCGGGGAGAACGACCGCACGACGACCGCTCCCGGATCAGCTACGTGCGCGGCAGACAGGGCGCCTACCAGGGGCTGGTGCGCTGTCTGCTGGCGCGGGAGGCGGTCGGTGAGGCGTACGCGGTGGTGCAGCGGGCCAAGTCCCGCGCGCTGGTGGAGCTGGTCGCCGGCGCGGAGATCCGACCCACCGCCCCGGTCGACGACCGGTTCGCCGCCCTCCTGGCGGCCGAGCACCGGCATCTGGACACCCTGCGCGGCGGCACGCCCGGCGCTGCCGCCGTCGAGGCACTGGACCACCTCCGGGCCGTCTACGACGAGATGGCCGGGCACGACCCCGGTTACGTGGCGCTGCGGCGCGCGTCCGCCGCCACCGTCGACGAGATCCGACGCCTCGTCGGGTGA
- a CDS encoding MmcQ/YjbR family DNA-binding protein, translated as MPHPIMFDDADPLLSRLRALALSFPDAAEKISHGHPAFFTTKVFAYYGGSVKVDGVYRQHEHSVLVLVDPGERAALVADDRCYVPAYLGPYGWIGLDLTADTDWDEVEELLDASYRRTAGPRRVARLDSRRSPA; from the coding sequence ATGCCGCACCCGATCATGTTCGACGACGCAGATCCCCTCCTGAGCAGGCTGCGGGCGCTCGCCCTGAGCTTCCCCGACGCGGCCGAGAAGATCTCCCACGGACATCCCGCCTTCTTCACCACCAAGGTCTTCGCGTACTACGGGGGGTCGGTGAAGGTCGACGGCGTCTACCGGCAGCACGAACACTCGGTGCTGGTGCTGGTGGATCCCGGCGAGCGGGCGGCGCTGGTGGCGGACGACCGCTGCTACGTGCCGGCCTACCTGGGCCCCTACGGGTGGATCGGGCTGGACCTGACCGCCGACACCGACTGGGACGAGGTGGAGGAGCTGCTCGACGCCAGCTACCGGCGGACGGCCGGGCCACGCCGGGTGGCCCGGCTGGACTCCCGGCGATCCCCGGCATGA
- a CDS encoding cytochrome P450, which produces MPTTEPTSTEDIAHPATYARAVPHAEFERRRREEPVGWVPEPALWRHSSAGRIQQRGSGFWAVTTHEAVMEVSRQPEVFSSARRGAFLHDPRTPADLDFMRQLLVNMDAPQHVRIRRIVTSVFTPRAVRSLADTVTRHARELVDGVLQRDTFDAVTDLAAELPLLVLADLLGLPRGDRHLLYRWSNNLVGFDDPEYGGGDVEVYRQTFAEAFQYALAVAVRRRAAPRDDLISLLATAEVDGRRLTDREFCQFWMLLVVAGNETTRHLISGALHLLLHDEQLRRRWLGGPLPTATAVDEFLRVVTPIMQFRRTATRDTTLAGTKIAEGDKVVMFYVSANRDAGIFADPHRVDLERTPNPHLSFGMGPHFCLGAHLARMETAALLDAVAPHLPRLATTGPVVRLESNFVNGIKVMPVGWT; this is translated from the coding sequence ATGCCCACGACAGAACCGACGTCCACCGAGGACATCGCCCACCCCGCGACGTACGCGCGGGCGGTGCCGCACGCCGAGTTCGAGCGCCGCCGCCGCGAGGAGCCGGTCGGCTGGGTGCCGGAGCCGGCGCTGTGGCGGCACAGCTCCGCCGGGCGGATCCAGCAGCGCGGATCCGGGTTCTGGGCGGTGACCACCCACGAGGCGGTCATGGAGGTGTCCCGGCAGCCCGAGGTGTTCTCCTCCGCCCGGCGCGGGGCGTTCCTGCACGACCCGCGTACCCCGGCCGACCTGGACTTCATGCGCCAGCTGCTGGTGAACATGGACGCCCCGCAGCACGTGCGGATCCGTCGCATCGTCACCTCGGTGTTCACCCCCCGCGCCGTACGCTCGCTCGCCGACACCGTCACCCGGCACGCCCGGGAACTGGTCGACGGGGTGCTCCAGCGGGACACCTTCGACGCCGTCACCGACCTGGCGGCCGAGCTGCCCCTGCTCGTCCTCGCCGACCTGCTGGGCCTGCCGCGCGGGGACCGGCACCTGCTGTACCGGTGGAGCAACAACCTGGTCGGCTTCGACGACCCGGAGTACGGCGGCGGGGACGTCGAGGTCTACCGGCAGACGTTCGCGGAGGCGTTCCAGTACGCGCTGGCGGTGGCCGTACGACGGCGGGCCGCGCCCCGCGACGACCTGATCAGCCTGCTCGCCACCGCGGAGGTCGACGGACGGCGGCTGACCGACCGGGAGTTCTGCCAGTTCTGGATGCTGCTGGTGGTCGCCGGCAACGAGACGACCCGACACCTGATCTCCGGTGCCCTGCACCTGCTGCTGCACGACGAGCAGCTGCGTCGTCGGTGGCTCGGCGGGCCGCTGCCCACCGCCACCGCCGTCGACGAGTTCCTCCGGGTGGTCACGCCGATCATGCAGTTCCGGCGGACCGCCACCCGGGACACCACCCTGGCCGGCACGAAGATCGCCGAGGGCGACAAGGTGGTCATGTTCTACGTCTCGGCCAACCGGGACGCCGGGATCTTCGCCGACCCGCACCGGGTGGACCTGGAGCGGACGCCCAACCCGCACCTCAGCTTCGGCATGGGCCCGCACTTCTGCCTGGGCGCCCACCTGGCGCGGATGGAGACGGCCGCGCTGCTCGACGCCGTCGCCCCCCACCTTCCCCGACTTGCCACCACGGGCCCGGTCGTCCGGCTGGAGTCCAACTTCGTCAACGGCATCAAGGTGATGCCCGTGGGCTGGACCTGA
- a CDS encoding CHAT domain-containing protein, whose product MNRRNPPAEQRDPPTGRLVLVEYYLTGDQALIFFVTAERAEPELVSLPVDTGELAALVVRFALALDRVTEGPALLEQATAILDHPVLVSLVAPVLDRVRPGDRLCLVPHGPLHRVPLHAVPCRGVRLADAHPVVYTPSAAVLRYCQANRRGARSTALVVADPPGTEPLTFGLVHAAALTGRFDADRMQGAEASRAALLRRLGGPAPDAGTAAAHRPPPGILHIGAHGVFDPEDPMASGVELADGRLTATDMLGLRLTGTLVVLAACRTGVSDTRPGDELLGLIRALLHAGAPAVLVSLWKVDDLSTAMLLDEFYRGLGDGSPAVVALHRAQSWLRRRTAADVLAYVGQARDSAGTSHPAAARLALAEARIRLVARDFAGATDTAQVALSLAGTARDRQRVEGVLYRARFLAGTGKGVPVDLDRRLYDSFFFWAPFVLVGDWD is encoded by the coding sequence GTGAACCGGCGGAATCCCCCGGCCGAGCAACGCGATCCCCCGACCGGACGGCTGGTCCTGGTCGAGTACTACCTCACCGGGGACCAGGCACTGATCTTCTTCGTCACCGCGGAACGCGCCGAGCCGGAGCTGGTCAGCCTGCCGGTGGACACCGGGGAGCTCGCCGCGCTGGTGGTGCGGTTCGCGCTCGCGCTGGACCGGGTGACCGAGGGTCCGGCCCTGCTGGAGCAGGCGACCGCCATCCTCGACCATCCGGTCCTGGTGAGTCTCGTCGCCCCGGTTCTCGACCGGGTACGACCCGGGGACCGGCTCTGTCTGGTGCCGCACGGGCCGCTGCACCGGGTGCCGCTGCACGCCGTACCGTGTCGGGGTGTGCGGTTGGCCGACGCGCACCCGGTGGTCTACACGCCGAGTGCCGCGGTGCTGCGCTACTGCCAGGCCAACCGGCGCGGCGCCCGGTCGACCGCGCTGGTGGTCGCCGACCCGCCCGGCACCGAACCGCTGACCTTCGGCCTGGTGCACGCGGCCGCGCTCACCGGGCGGTTCGACGCCGACCGGATGCAGGGTGCCGAGGCCAGCCGGGCCGCACTGCTGCGTCGGCTCGGCGGCCCGGCCCCGGACGCGGGGACCGCCGCCGCACACCGGCCACCGCCGGGAATCCTGCACATAGGCGCGCACGGCGTCTTCGATCCCGAGGATCCGATGGCCTCCGGCGTCGAGCTGGCCGACGGTCGCCTCACCGCCACCGACATGCTCGGATTGCGACTGACCGGGACGCTGGTGGTGCTGGCCGCGTGTCGTACCGGTGTCTCCGACACCCGGCCCGGAGACGAGTTGCTCGGCCTGATCCGGGCGCTGCTCCACGCCGGCGCGCCGGCCGTGCTGGTGAGCCTCTGGAAGGTCGACGATCTCTCCACGGCGATGCTGCTCGACGAGTTCTACCGGGGCCTCGGCGACGGGTCGCCGGCCGTGGTGGCGCTCCACCGGGCCCAGTCGTGGTTGCGCCGTCGCACCGCCGCCGACGTCCTCGCGTACGTCGGGCAGGCCCGGGACAGCGCCGGGACGAGCCATCCGGCGGCGGCGCGACTCGCCCTCGCGGAGGCGCGGATCCGGCTCGTGGCGCGGGACTTCGCCGGCGCGACCGACACCGCCCAGGTGGCCCTGAGCCTGGCCGGCACGGCACGGGACCGCCAGCGGGTGGAGGGCGTCCTGTATCGGGCACGCTTCCTGGCCGGGACCGGGAAGGGTGTACCGGTCGACCTCGACCGTCGGTTGTACGACAGCTTCTTCTTCTGGGCACCGTTCGTCCTCGTCGGAGACTGGGACTGA
- a CDS encoding CBS domain-containing protein, whose amino-acid sequence MGLTARDVMLTDHRVVETEHGPPERADELTLGVDGRGTPRWVAGPGGRGPALLIAASTPVDELLTSDALIRLLSELPALVVVDDSGRPMGVVSAEALAEQVLRHLGRAAWPTYGIEPLEAEVPFGMDDPLLAGSLRPPTLPIRVFCQYCGALNHFDEFPEPEQDCVAGGHQLRAVWW is encoded by the coding sequence ATGGGCCTGACCGCACGGGATGTGATGCTCACCGACCATCGGGTCGTCGAGACCGAGCACGGGCCGCCGGAGCGGGCCGACGAGCTGACCCTGGGCGTCGACGGGCGGGGGACACCACGCTGGGTGGCCGGCCCGGGCGGCCGGGGTCCGGCCCTGCTCATCGCGGCGTCGACGCCGGTGGACGAGCTGTTGACGTCGGATGCTCTCATCCGGCTGCTGAGCGAGCTCCCGGCGCTGGTGGTGGTCGACGATTCCGGGCGTCCGATGGGTGTCGTTTCCGCCGAGGCCCTCGCCGAACAGGTGCTGCGGCACCTGGGGCGTGCCGCGTGGCCGACCTACGGCATCGAACCGCTGGAGGCGGAGGTGCCCTTCGGCATGGATGATCCGCTGCTGGCCGGGTCGTTGCGGCCCCCGACGCTGCCGATCCGGGTCTTCTGCCAGTATTGCGGCGCGCTCAACCACTTCGACGAGTTCCCGGAGCCGGAGCAGGACTGCGTGGCCGGCGGGCACCAGCTCCGAGCGGTCTGGTGGTGA